A genomic segment from Candidatus Korarchaeum cryptofilum OPF8 encodes:
- a CDS encoding S-layer protein, with product MRKAYMMAALLVLLGASLLPAAAYPIHLFPQPFVKDGTIDYDFDGMPDVAIILGSKAAPEDVLGATLIAAKMGSHLYYSNALYVDEKDAANHGITLYHGSFSAQAYGQRYQALDLVGSWEATHRFKGFLWSWNWDTTPDPFKRIYPLYDDYVFVPASVKSAKNPTQIRYSVGRMFDPDELKEWVVFATSTGSTYYPPAYNDVEKATYGVPLTLDCPGTFTFGADAFDSVKNFAADYKGTITYTWAHAGFYFIHPLNPIDIAIGTKVDLPWLGYTLEAKEVEVDGLSYSVGFVAYKLGTTTPVDYFHIESQNAGTNVPQDNVPSSYEFFLYSITHRDLYILADINGDGKIDSNERLTTYFGITVRDVDEALDVVTMDFYSLILAPNIYPGHGYSTASGDRAYDWDNTVWYFGSDYGWPHPAGSDYAHAANLTTPYGSMNVDVILEKSNYPDPAGPRVFAGGNMGLTWSITYPATATIFRDAKGYIVDTSKVFAPWVNKLAADESFLGISGYYNAYTDEDEWYVVVKSGVLGATIFVQDETGWYKPLNTDGKLLVGGKELWFTSVSSGVVTAYQECPALPPTVGAEYCGPTCGPAWGIYNFTQGERTLTKIECKTFVEDDELYGYTASYPDTCTKTIDQSSYATYEDDDVTTAVWHWQLNWFYPINATGVFAGIYDRVEDRNKDGVFTGATELVPVTTAEGKTVFEDVTPAAYKDLYFNFANPEEVFSFVRAPIAYMDSWIFDGKALSDDVKNKKLILVGGPLVNSLVKYLNDTGALYILYKTDGKVTWLYNPLAAPGERNINLTYALSLIDPTIDPSYVYKIEGGNGLGVIQYAKSNPWNPDKEILVVAGTDRFGTLSASIALADPTKLANITISTYYNAGVGKVAPAVIVIGIRPTTVPTKVVIQPVLVVPVGLPSS from the coding sequence ATGAGGAAGGCATATATGATGGCAGCGTTGTTGGTGCTGCTGGGAGCTAGCCTCCTGCCAGCCGCTGCCTACCCGATACACCTCTTCCCGCAGCCATTCGTCAAGGATGGAACTATAGACTACGACTTCGACGGCATGCCTGACGTAGCCATAATATTAGGTAGCAAGGCAGCTCCCGAGGACGTGCTAGGTGCCACTTTGATAGCTGCGAAGATGGGCTCGCACTTATACTACTCTAATGCATTATACGTGGATGAGAAGGACGCAGCCAACCATGGCATAACGCTCTACCACGGTAGCTTCTCAGCCCAGGCCTATGGGCAACGCTACCAGGCCTTAGACTTAGTGGGAAGCTGGGAGGCCACGCACAGGTTCAAGGGATTCCTGTGGAGCTGGAACTGGGACACGACCCCCGACCCATTCAAGAGGATATATCCATTGTACGATGACTACGTCTTCGTCCCAGCTAGTGTGAAGAGCGCTAAGAACCCGACGCAGATAAGGTACAGCGTGGGCAGGATGTTCGATCCAGATGAGCTAAAGGAGTGGGTGGTATTCGCCACCTCTACTGGATCGACTTACTACCCGCCCGCTTACAACGATGTGGAGAAGGCTACCTATGGTGTGCCTCTCACCTTAGACTGCCCAGGGACATTCACATTCGGCGCTGATGCATTCGATAGTGTGAAGAACTTCGCAGCTGATTATAAAGGCACTATAACGTACACTTGGGCTCACGCCGGTTTCTACTTCATACACCCGCTCAACCCGATCGACATAGCCATAGGCACTAAGGTAGATCTGCCCTGGCTCGGTTACACGTTAGAGGCTAAGGAAGTCGAGGTCGATGGACTAAGCTACAGCGTCGGCTTCGTAGCCTACAAGCTCGGGACGACTACGCCGGTAGATTACTTCCACATAGAGAGCCAGAACGCAGGTACAAACGTGCCTCAGGACAACGTACCTAGCAGCTATGAGTTCTTCCTCTACAGTATAACGCACCGCGATCTCTACATACTCGCTGACATAAATGGGGATGGTAAGATAGATAGCAATGAGAGGCTCACGACCTACTTCGGCATAACTGTGAGGGACGTCGATGAGGCCCTCGACGTAGTTACGATGGACTTCTACTCACTGATATTAGCTCCTAACATCTACCCAGGCCACGGCTATTCAACTGCATCTGGAGATAGGGCATACGATTGGGATAACACAGTATGGTACTTCGGGTCAGATTACGGATGGCCTCACCCTGCTGGCAGTGACTACGCTCATGCAGCTAATTTAACGACGCCTTATGGAAGCATGAACGTCGATGTCATACTCGAGAAGAGCAACTACCCAGATCCAGCAGGACCCAGGGTGTTCGCTGGAGGTAACATGGGCTTGACATGGAGTATAACATATCCTGCTACCGCTACAATATTCCGCGATGCTAAGGGTTACATAGTCGACACATCCAAGGTATTCGCCCCGTGGGTCAACAAGCTAGCTGCCGATGAGAGCTTCCTCGGGATAAGCGGTTACTACAATGCATACACGGATGAGGATGAGTGGTACGTCGTGGTGAAGAGCGGTGTGCTCGGAGCTACGATCTTCGTGCAGGACGAGACAGGATGGTACAAGCCTCTCAACACCGATGGCAAGCTATTGGTCGGAGGCAAGGAGCTCTGGTTCACCAGTGTGAGCAGCGGAGTCGTAACTGCCTACCAGGAGTGCCCCGCTCTGCCGCCAACAGTCGGAGCTGAGTACTGTGGTCCGACGTGCGGTCCAGCTTGGGGAATATACAACTTCACTCAGGGTGAGAGGACCTTAACGAAGATAGAGTGCAAGACATTCGTCGAGGACGATGAGCTATACGGCTACACTGCAAGTTATCCCGATACGTGCACCAAGACGATAGATCAGAGCAGCTATGCAACTTATGAGGATGATGACGTCACCACCGCTGTATGGCACTGGCAGCTCAACTGGTTCTACCCGATAAACGCGACTGGCGTATTCGCTGGCATCTACGACAGGGTCGAGGACAGGAACAAGGATGGAGTGTTCACTGGAGCCACTGAGCTAGTGCCAGTGACGACAGCTGAGGGCAAGACTGTGTTCGAGGACGTGACGCCAGCGGCCTACAAGGACCTGTACTTCAACTTCGCCAACCCTGAGGAGGTGTTCAGCTTCGTTAGGGCTCCTATAGCCTACATGGACAGCTGGATCTTCGATGGCAAGGCGTTAAGCGATGATGTGAAGAACAAGAAGCTCATACTCGTCGGTGGTCCTCTCGTCAACTCGCTCGTGAAGTACCTCAACGACACCGGAGCTCTCTACATCCTGTATAAGACCGATGGGAAGGTGACGTGGCTCTACAACCCGCTCGCAGCTCCAGGTGAGAGGAACATAAACTTAACGTACGCTCTGAGCTTGATAGATCCGACGATAGATCCATCTTACGTCTACAAGATAGAGGGCGGCAACGGTCTCGGAGTGATACAGTACGCTAAGAGCAACCCGTGGAACCCGGACAAGGAAATATTAGTGGTAGCTGGTACCGACAGGTTCGGGACGTTGAGCGCTTCGATAGCCTTAGCTGACCCGACGAAGCTGGCTAACATAACGATCTCAACGTACTACAACGCTGGAGTAGGCAAGGTAGCTCCCGCTGTGATAGTGATAGGTATAAGGCCGACCACAGTGCCAACGAAGGTAGTGATACAGCCCGTACTGGTTGTTCCAGTAGGGCTGCCCAGCAGCTAA